The Paenibacillus sp. YPG26 genome includes a window with the following:
- a CDS encoding glutamate decarboxylase: MWTVMYIAPTAKIAERIKHKLMEEGFLVQTRPVNLSKQQFEILVPSGELEEVQEVLNSILRP; this comes from the coding sequence ATGTGGACAGTAATGTATATTGCGCCTACCGCGAAGATTGCGGAAAGGATTAAACACAAGCTTATGGAAGAAGGCTTTCTTGTCCAAACACGTCCTGTCAATTTATCCAAACAGCAGTTTGAAATTCTGGTACCTTCCGGGGAACTTGAAGAAGTGCAAGAAGTACTCAATTCCATCTTGCGTCCATGA
- the accD gene encoding acetyl-CoA carboxylase, carboxyltransferase subunit beta, with translation MFKDLFQKKRKYATLPSERLGRDTAADQGERPRREIPEGLMNKCGSCGVIQYSKELDKNLKVCPNCGYHMRLNAMERIQYVLDEGSFVEYDEDLVSEDPLGFPGYATKLEQQTLKSGLREAVVTGQGTISELPVVVAVMSFDFFTGSMGSVVGEKITRAIEAATESRLPLIIFSTSGGARMQESILSLMQMAKTSAALSRFNEQGGLYISVITDPTTGGVSASFAMLGDIIIAEPGAVFGFAGRIVIEQTIRQKLPDDFQTAEFNLQHGQLDLVVHRKEMKSTLAKLLELHNVKGGV, from the coding sequence GTGTTTAAAGACTTATTCCAGAAAAAGAGGAAGTACGCGACCCTTCCGTCAGAAAGACTAGGTCGTGACACGGCTGCAGATCAAGGAGAACGCCCGAGACGTGAAATTCCTGAAGGGCTGATGAATAAATGCGGCAGCTGCGGAGTTATTCAGTACAGCAAAGAGCTGGACAAGAATCTCAAGGTGTGTCCTAACTGTGGCTATCATATGCGCCTGAACGCCATGGAACGGATTCAATACGTTCTCGATGAAGGCAGCTTTGTGGAATACGATGAAGATCTGGTGTCAGAGGACCCGCTCGGGTTCCCGGGATATGCAACGAAGCTGGAGCAGCAGACCCTGAAGTCAGGACTGCGCGAAGCCGTAGTGACCGGACAGGGCACGATCTCGGAACTGCCTGTTGTTGTGGCTGTAATGAGCTTTGACTTTTTCACCGGAAGTATGGGTTCTGTTGTTGGGGAGAAGATTACCCGGGCTATTGAAGCTGCGACAGAGAGCCGACTTCCGCTTATTATTTTCTCCACTTCGGGCGGGGCCCGGATGCAGGAGAGCATACTCAGCCTCATGCAGATGGCCAAGACAAGCGCGGCGCTGTCCCGGTTCAATGAGCAGGGCGGTCTGTATATTTCGGTGATTACGGATCCGACAACCGGAGGCGTTTCCGCCAGCTTTGCTATGCTTGGAGATATCATCATCGCCGAGCCGGGGGCCGTGTTTGGTTTTGCCGGCCGGATCGTTATTGAGCAGACCATTCGCCAGAAGCTGCCGGATGACTTCCAGACAGCGGAATTCAACCTTCAGCACGGCCAGCTTGACCTGGTTGTGCACCGCAAGGAAATGAAGAGCACACTAGCCAAGCTGCTGGAGCTGCACAATGTGAAAGGAGGAGTATAG
- a CDS encoding acetyl-CoA carboxylase carboxyltransferase subunit alpha, whose amino-acid sequence MAGEMPFETPLVEMRKKIDELKQFGDEKGIDFSDEITRLEERYRELEEGIYSAISPSQKMHLARNHQRPTSLDFIQLIFTDFIELHGDRIFGDDLAIVGGIAKLNDTPVTVLGQQRGKDTKDNIARFFGSPHPEGFRKALRLMQQAEKFGRPIITFIDTKGAYPGITAEERGQSEAIARNLRDMASLRVPVICVVIGEGGSGGALALGVGNRVLMLENAIYSAISPNGAASILWKDASKADQAAEAMKITAKDLLEMEVIEEIVPEPKGGAHKDYEAAADSIKASIVRHLDELRAKTADELREERYQKFRKIGKFGIAKK is encoded by the coding sequence GTGGCGGGAGAAATGCCCTTTGAAACGCCTCTTGTGGAGATGCGCAAGAAGATTGACGAGCTGAAGCAGTTCGGGGACGAGAAGGGAATTGATTTCAGCGATGAGATCACTCGCCTGGAAGAACGGTACCGGGAGCTCGAAGAGGGAATTTACAGTGCGATTTCCCCTTCCCAGAAGATGCATCTGGCCAGAAATCATCAGCGTCCGACTTCACTTGACTTCATTCAATTGATCTTCACCGATTTCATTGAGCTTCATGGAGACCGGATATTCGGGGATGACCTTGCCATTGTAGGCGGTATTGCCAAGCTGAATGACACGCCTGTCACCGTTCTCGGTCAACAGCGCGGGAAGGACACCAAAGATAACATTGCCCGTTTCTTTGGCAGTCCGCACCCGGAAGGGTTCCGCAAAGCGCTGCGTCTGATGCAGCAGGCTGAGAAATTCGGTCGTCCGATTATTACCTTTATTGACACCAAAGGGGCTTATCCCGGAATTACGGCAGAAGAGAGAGGCCAGTCCGAAGCGATCGCCCGCAACCTGCGGGACATGGCGTCCCTTCGCGTGCCTGTCATCTGTGTGGTGATTGGTGAAGGGGGAAGCGGAGGCGCGCTCGCTCTGGGTGTAGGGAACCGCGTGTTGATGCTTGAGAATGCCATCTATTCCGCGATCTCTCCTAATGGAGCCGCATCTATTCTGTGGAAGGACGCGTCCAAGGCCGATCAGGCAGCAGAAGCCATGAAGATTACAGCGAAGGATCTGCTTGAGATGGAAGTGATTGAAGAAATTGTGCCTGAACCAAAGGGCGGTGCCCATAAGGATTATGAGGCTGCTGCGGACAGCATCAAAGCTTCAATTGTACGTCATCTTGACGAATTGAGAGCCAAGACAGCGGACGAGCTCCGCGAAGAGCGCTACCAGAAATTCCGCAAAATCGGGAAATTTGGCATAGCAAAGAAATAA